In Bradyrhizobium erythrophlei, a single genomic region encodes these proteins:
- a CDS encoding cupin domain-containing protein has translation MTTRQTFADPGEGGWLRIDFLPGVELLPLAQPVPEGSIHRARLAAGTVIPVHTHPADEYVLVLSGTVETGGRRCEAGTFWTTPAQTRQGPHVAVTDVELLTVRLGAMGPFGE, from the coding sequence ATGACCACGCGTCAAACGTTTGCCGATCCGGGTGAGGGAGGCTGGCTCAGAATCGATTTTCTTCCGGGCGTCGAGCTGTTGCCGCTCGCCCAGCCGGTGCCTGAGGGCTCCATTCATCGCGCCCGTCTTGCCGCCGGCACGGTCATTCCGGTCCATACGCACCCAGCCGATGAATATGTGCTCGTGCTGTCTGGGACGGTCGAGACCGGCGGCAGGCGCTGCGAGGCCGGCACGTTCTGGACCACGCCGGCCCAAACCCGTCAGGGTCCGCATGTCGCCGTCACCGATGTAGAGTTGCTCACGGTGCGGCTCGGCGCCATGGGACCGTTCGGGGAATAG
- a CDS encoding methylmalonyl-CoA mutase subunit beta — protein MTASDELSLAADFAPATFEDWRKLVDGVLKGAPFEKLVSKTYDGLTIEPIYRPAAGAAPIAGRPAAAPWQVMQRIDHPDPAAANALAIHDLENGATGLEIEFAGGSGARGFGITDATPETMKRLFNGIFVDAGISISLHPVVGRGNAGETLAALIEAQRIDPAKVDLRFNYQALSTMAVRGRAPAAWNEMAKPFAGVVGGLMKRGFRGPFVLADGRAVHDAGGSDVQELAFALALAVAYLRMLEDGGVTLDAARSAISFRLAADADQFLTMAKFRALRLLWARVEAACGLTPKPVFVAAETAWRMLTQRDPYVNMLRATMATFAAGLAGADAITVLPHTLALGLPDAFARRVARNTQLVLLEESNLAKVSDPAAGSGGIESLTQALCEAAWAAFQEIEKAGGVFTALEQNLIQRKVAAMRKAREAAIARRKDVLTGSTAFPNLNEAQVATLDVKAATLAPDDAKITFEPLTAMRLAAPFEHLRDRSDEMLKAKGTRPKVFLANLGTAADFTARATFAKSFFETGGIEAVASDGLTELAAISVAFKASGAALACICSSDKVYGERAGDAAKALQAAGARHIYLAGRAGEQEAALRAAGVNEFIFAGGDALAALQQAHLLAETT, from the coding sequence ATGACCGCATCAGACGAACTGTCGCTCGCCGCGGATTTTGCGCCCGCCACGTTTGAGGATTGGCGCAAACTGGTCGATGGCGTCCTGAAGGGCGCACCGTTCGAGAAGCTCGTCAGCAAGACCTATGACGGCCTGACGATCGAGCCGATCTACCGGCCCGCCGCCGGCGCTGCCCCGATTGCCGGCCGGCCAGCGGCCGCGCCCTGGCAGGTCATGCAGCGGATCGATCATCCGGATCCGGCCGCAGCCAATGCGCTGGCGATCCATGATCTCGAGAATGGCGCCACAGGACTTGAGATCGAGTTCGCCGGCGGCTCGGGCGCTCGCGGCTTTGGCATCACCGATGCGACGCCGGAAACGATGAAGCGTCTGTTCAACGGCATCTTCGTCGACGCCGGCATTTCGATTTCGCTTCATCCGGTGGTCGGACGCGGCAATGCCGGCGAGACGCTTGCCGCGTTGATCGAGGCGCAGCGTATCGATCCGGCCAAGGTCGATCTTCGCTTCAACTATCAGGCACTGAGCACGATGGCGGTGCGCGGCCGCGCGCCGGCCGCATGGAATGAGATGGCAAAGCCCTTTGCCGGCGTGGTCGGCGGGTTGATGAAACGCGGTTTTCGCGGCCCGTTCGTGCTCGCCGACGGACGCGCCGTCCATGATGCCGGTGGGTCCGACGTCCAGGAGCTGGCATTCGCGTTGGCGCTCGCCGTCGCGTACTTGCGGATGCTGGAAGACGGGGGCGTCACACTGGATGCGGCGCGCTCGGCGATCTCGTTCCGCCTCGCTGCCGACGCCGATCAGTTTTTGACGATGGCGAAATTCCGTGCGTTGCGCCTGTTGTGGGCGCGGGTGGAAGCGGCGTGCGGACTTACGCCGAAGCCGGTCTTTGTGGCAGCCGAAACCGCGTGGCGGATGCTGACCCAGCGCGACCCCTACGTGAACATGCTGCGCGCCACGATGGCGACGTTTGCGGCGGGGCTTGCCGGCGCGGACGCGATCACGGTGCTGCCGCACACGCTGGCGCTCGGATTGCCGGATGCCTTTGCGCGGCGGGTCGCCCGCAATACGCAACTTGTTCTTCTGGAAGAATCCAATCTCGCGAAGGTATCCGACCCCGCCGCCGGCTCTGGCGGTATCGAAAGCCTTACACAGGCGCTATGCGAAGCGGCATGGGCCGCGTTCCAGGAAATCGAAAAGGCTGGCGGCGTATTCACCGCGCTTGAACAAAACCTGATCCAGCGCAAGGTCGCTGCCATGCGCAAAGCGCGCGAAGCAGCCATTGCCCGGCGCAAGGACGTGCTGACCGGCAGCACTGCCTTCCCGAACCTGAACGAGGCGCAGGTCGCAACGCTCGATGTGAAGGCTGCCACGCTCGCACCCGACGACGCAAAAATCACATTCGAGCCGTTGACGGCGATGCGGCTCGCCGCGCCGTTCGAGCACTTGCGCGATCGCTCCGACGAAATGCTGAAAGCCAAGGGCACGCGGCCGAAGGTCTTCCTCGCCAACCTGGGCACGGCGGCCGATTTCACCGCGCGTGCGACGTTTGCGAAAAGTTTCTTCGAGACCGGCGGCATCGAGGCCGTGGCGTCGGACGGCTTGACCGAGTTGGCCGCGATCTCCGTCGCCTTCAAGGCTTCCGGCGCGGCGCTTGCCTGCATCTGTTCGTCCGACAAGGTCTATGGCGAACGCGCCGGGGACGCGGCGAAGGCCCTTCAAGCGGCCGGCGCCAGACATATCTATCTGGCAGGGCGTGCGGGCGAACAGGAGGCTGCGTTGCGTGCGGCCGGCGTTAACGAGTTCATCTTTGCCGGTGGCGACGCCCTCGCCGCCCTCCAACAGGCCCACCTGCTTGCGGAGACAACATGA
- a CDS encoding pyroglutamyl-peptidase I has translation MGEALRILITGFGPFPGAPFNPTTPLVKRLTQLRRPALDGVTLSGHIFHVTYQTVDRELPDLIKRLRPDALLMFGLASRTAHLRLETRARNAVTTHLPDADGNRAQKASIVRGADALVFGPHTANLLQAARSTGIDARLSRDAGAYLCNYLSWRAIEATQQADGPALASFIHVPLIARDGTARDATSDITLEQLVDAGEAMLMEMVKLTRRAVMHDQNLAQY, from the coding sequence ATGGGCGAAGCTTTGCGGATTCTGATCACCGGCTTTGGACCGTTTCCCGGCGCGCCGTTCAATCCAACCACGCCGCTCGTCAAACGCCTGACGCAATTGCGCCGGCCGGCCCTCGATGGCGTTACGCTGAGCGGTCATATCTTCCACGTCACCTACCAGACGGTCGATCGCGAACTCCCCGATTTGATCAAACGATTGCGCCCCGATGCGCTGTTGATGTTCGGGCTTGCCAGCCGCACGGCCCACCTTCGTCTCGAGACGCGTGCGCGCAACGCTGTCACGACGCACTTGCCGGACGCGGACGGCAACCGCGCGCAAAAGGCGTCGATCGTGCGCGGAGCGGACGCGCTCGTCTTCGGCCCGCACACTGCCAACCTGCTGCAAGCCGCGCGCTCGACCGGTATCGACGCGCGGCTTTCGCGCGATGCCGGCGCCTATCTCTGCAATTACCTGAGCTGGCGCGCGATCGAAGCGACGCAACAGGCAGACGGACCGGCGCTCGCCTCGTTCATTCATGTTCCATTGATTGCGCGCGACGGCACCGCGCGCGACGCGACGTCCGACATCACGCTGGAACAACTGGTCGATGCTGGCGAAGCCATGCTGATGGAGATGGTAAAGCTGACGCGGCGCGCAGTGATGCACGACCAGAATCTCGCACAGTATTAA
- the scpA gene encoding methylmalonyl-CoA mutase, producing MSGIPDFSTVAFEPVASAGAAGKAGPWLTPEGIPVKPVYGEADLAGIDFLETWPGIAPYLRGPYPTMYVNQPWTVRQYAGFSTAEDSNAFYRRNLAAGQKGLSVAFDLATHRGYDSDHPRVSGDVGMAGVAIDSIYDMRTLFAGIPLDQMSVSMTMNGAVLPILALFVAAAEEQGVPPEKLSGTIQNDILKEFMVRNTYIYPPKPSMRIISDIFAFTSQRMPKYNSISISGYHMQEAGATQDLELAYTLADGVEYLRAGLNAGLDVDRFAPRLSFFWAIGMNFFMEVAKMRAARLLWAKLLKPFHPKDPRSLSLRTHCQTSGWSLTAQDVFNNVMRTTIEAMAATQGHTQSLHTNALDEALALPTDFSARIARNTQLFLQQESGTTRIIDPWGGSYYVERLTRDLAAKAWGHIQEVEELGGMAKAIEAGVPKLRIEEASAKTQARIDAGKQAVIGVNKYKPSDETPIDILKVDNSNVRRLQIDKLKRLRSERDQKAVTAALTALTRSAGEGNGNLLALAIDAARAKATVGEISDAMEKVFGRHRAEIKSITGVYKREASTMSNRVEKVQALIDAFEEAEGRRPRILVAKIGQDGHDRGQKVIASAFADVGFDVDIGPLFATADEAARQAVENDVHILGVSSLAAAHLTAVPELKAALKKHGREDIMVIVGGVVPPQDYDALYKAGAEAIFPPGTVIADAAEELIHKLNARLGHSEAAE from the coding sequence ATGAGCGGCATTCCTGATTTCAGCACGGTCGCCTTCGAGCCCGTCGCCTCCGCTGGCGCCGCAGGCAAGGCCGGGCCTTGGCTCACGCCGGAAGGCATTCCGGTCAAGCCCGTGTATGGCGAAGCTGATCTTGCCGGCATCGACTTCCTTGAGACCTGGCCCGGGATTGCGCCGTACCTGCGCGGCCCCTACCCGACCATGTATGTCAATCAGCCGTGGACGGTCCGGCAGTATGCCGGCTTCTCGACGGCGGAAGATTCCAACGCCTTCTACCGCCGCAACCTTGCAGCCGGCCAGAAGGGCCTGTCGGTCGCCTTCGATCTCGCGACCCATCGCGGCTATGACAGCGATCATCCGCGCGTCTCCGGCGATGTCGGCATGGCGGGCGTGGCAATCGACTCGATCTACGACATGCGCACGCTGTTCGCAGGCATTCCGCTCGACCAGATGAGCGTGTCGATGACCATGAACGGCGCGGTGCTGCCGATCCTCGCGCTGTTCGTTGCGGCCGCCGAAGAACAGGGCGTGCCGCCGGAAAAGCTGTCGGGCACCATTCAGAATGACATTCTGAAAGAGTTCATGGTGCGCAACACCTATATCTATCCGCCGAAGCCCTCGATGCGGATCATCTCCGACATCTTCGCCTTCACCTCGCAGCGGATGCCGAAATACAACTCCATCAGCATTTCCGGCTATCACATGCAGGAAGCCGGCGCGACGCAGGACCTCGAACTCGCCTATACGCTCGCCGACGGCGTCGAATATCTCCGCGCCGGGCTGAACGCCGGATTGGACGTCGACCGCTTCGCACCGCGACTGTCGTTCTTCTGGGCGATCGGCATGAACTTCTTCATGGAAGTCGCCAAGATGCGCGCCGCGCGGCTGCTCTGGGCGAAGCTGCTCAAGCCGTTCCATCCGAAGGATCCGCGTTCGCTGTCACTGCGCACACATTGCCAGACCTCCGGCTGGTCGCTGACCGCGCAGGATGTTTTCAATAATGTGATGCGGACCACAATCGAGGCGATGGCGGCAACCCAAGGCCACACGCAATCGCTGCACACCAACGCGCTCGACGAGGCACTGGCGCTGCCGACGGACTTTTCGGCGCGGATTGCGCGCAACACGCAGCTTTTCTTGCAGCAGGAAAGCGGGACCACCCGCATCATCGACCCCTGGGGCGGCTCGTATTATGTTGAACGTCTCACCCGCGATCTCGCGGCCAAGGCCTGGGGACATATCCAGGAAGTCGAAGAGCTCGGCGGCATGGCGAAGGCGATCGAGGCCGGCGTTCCCAAGCTGCGGATTGAGGAAGCCTCCGCCAAGACGCAGGCACGGATCGATGCTGGCAAGCAGGCTGTGATCGGCGTCAACAAATACAAACCGTCGGACGAGACTCCGATCGATATCTTGAAGGTCGACAATTCCAACGTCCGGCGGCTTCAGATCGACAAGCTGAAGCGATTGCGAAGCGAACGCGACCAGAAGGCCGTCACGGCGGCGCTGACGGCGCTGACCCGCTCGGCCGGCGAAGGCAACGGCAATCTGCTGGCGCTCGCCATCGACGCCGCGCGCGCGAAAGCAACCGTCGGCGAGATTTCAGACGCCATGGAAAAAGTGTTCGGCCGCCACCGCGCCGAAATCAAATCCATCACCGGCGTCTACAAACGGGAGGCCTCGACCATGTCGAACCGCGTCGAGAAGGTGCAGGCGCTGATCGACGCTTTCGAGGAGGCGGAAGGACGCAGACCCCGCATCCTCGTCGCCAAGATCGGCCAGGACGGCCACGACCGCGGCCAGAAGGTAATCGCATCGGCCTTCGCAGACGTCGGCTTCGACGTCGATATTGGACCGCTGTTTGCGACCGCCGACGAAGCCGCACGCCAGGCGGTCGAGAACGACGTGCATATTCTCGGCGTGTCGTCGCTGGCGGCGGCGCATCTCACCGCCGTGCCCGAGCTAAAGGCCGCGCTGAAGAAGCACGGCCGTGAGGACATCATGGTGATCGTTGGCGGCGTGGTGCCGCCGCAGGACTATGACGCGCTGTACAAGGCCGGCGCGGAAGCGATCTTCCCGCCCGGCACGGTGATCGCCGACGCCGCCGAAGAACTGATCCACAAGCTCAATGCGCGATTGGGACACAGCGAAGCGGCGGAGTAG
- a CDS encoding DUF4332 domain-containing protein, protein MTYPISEIDGLPSFAASKLKSLGIRTTDRLLEAARTVRGRKVLAAKTGISEQQLLEWANFSDYMRIPGMGRAKVGLVRAAGVPTVRELALRNPARLAQNMKEVNIRRKLVRVLPSEKSVEQLIAKARKLQPKITY, encoded by the coding sequence ATGACATATCCAATTTCCGAGATTGATGGCCTTCCCTCTTTCGCCGCCTCAAAACTGAAATCGCTCGGCATTCGGACCACGGACCGCCTGCTTGAGGCGGCAAGAACCGTGAGGGGCCGCAAAGTGCTTGCGGCCAAGACCGGCATCAGCGAGCAGCAACTGCTCGAATGGGCGAATTTCTCCGACTACATGCGGATTCCGGGCATGGGCAGGGCCAAGGTCGGATTGGTGCGCGCCGCAGGCGTGCCGACCGTTCGCGAACTGGCCCTTCGAAACCCGGCGCGGTTGGCGCAGAACATGAAAGAAGTGAACATCAGGCGGAAGCTTGTGCGGGTCCTGCCTTCCGAAAAATCGGTCGAACAGTTGATCGCCAAGGCCCGCAAACTCCAGCCCAAGATCACCTACTAA
- the folK gene encoding 2-amino-4-hydroxy-6-hydroxymethyldihydropteridine diphosphokinase, with product MAHALIALGGNVGDVRTTFRKAIANICGMTQAALVARSSDYTTPPWGDVEQAPFINACIEIDTALDPHALLFTLQKIETKFGRDRAKERHWGPRTLDLDLIAYDDVSIRKPELTLPHPRWFERAFVLVPLAEISPDRVIGGQSVASALGKVSTDGIERLPDLP from the coding sequence ATGGCGCACGCCCTGATCGCGCTTGGCGGCAATGTTGGCGACGTCCGCACGACCTTCCGGAAGGCGATCGCCAATATCTGCGGCATGACCCAGGCCGCCCTCGTGGCGCGCTCGTCGGACTATACGACCCCGCCATGGGGCGACGTCGAGCAGGCGCCTTTCATCAACGCCTGCATCGAGATCGACACCGCGCTCGACCCCCATGCCCTGCTGTTCACGCTGCAAAAGATCGAAACCAAATTCGGCCGCGACCGCGCCAAAGAACGCCACTGGGGACCGCGGACGCTCGACCTCGATTTGATCGCCTATGACGATGTTTCGATCCGGAAGCCGGAACTGACCCTGCCCCACCCTCGCTGGTTCGAGCGTGCCTTCGTGCTGGTGCCGCTCGCCGAGATCTCCCCCGATCGCGTGATCGGCGGCCAGAGCGTCGCTTCCGCCCTGGGCAAGGTGTCAACGGATGGAATTGAGCGCCTGCCCGACCTTCCTTGA
- a CDS encoding GFA family protein: MSDAKPVLTGGCQCGAIRFALSAPPTKVSICHCQMCQKASGAPFASFAEIEKGDFAWTRGEPAAFRSSSIAERDFCRDCGTPLSFRRIDGPRIEIMTGAFDRPDRLVPIRQYGTESRLGWVVAIANLSSQTTLQNYGQEKLSGIVSHQHPDHD, from the coding sequence ATGAGCGACGCAAAACCTGTCCTGACCGGCGGCTGCCAATGCGGCGCGATCCGTTTTGCGCTATCGGCCCCACCGACCAAGGTCAGTATTTGTCACTGCCAGATGTGCCAGAAAGCGTCAGGCGCGCCGTTTGCTTCCTTTGCCGAAATCGAAAAAGGCGATTTCGCCTGGACCCGCGGCGAGCCCGCGGCGTTCCGCTCCTCTTCGATCGCCGAGCGCGACTTTTGCCGCGACTGCGGTACGCCTTTGAGTTTCCGCCGCATCGACGGCCCACGCATCGAGATCATGACCGGCGCCTTCGACCGGCCCGACAGGCTGGTTCCGATCCGGCAATATGGGACCGAATCCCGGCTTGGTTGGGTGGTTGCGATCGCCAACCTATCGAGCCAGACCACGTTGCAGAATTACGGCCAGGAGAAGCTGAGCGGTATCGTCAGCCACCAGCATCCCGATCATGATTAA
- the folB gene encoding dihydroneopterin aldolase, with amino-acid sequence MSDTIFITGLVIHARHGVMDHETEVGQRFVIDLELSADLSESSRTDRLADTVSYSNVVATATAAFKDTNHKLLERAAGAVAEAVLGAFPKISAVKVTVHKPHAPIAAIFDDVGIVLTRTRKV; translated from the coding sequence ATGAGCGACACGATCTTCATTACCGGGCTCGTCATCCACGCCCGTCACGGCGTCATGGATCACGAAACCGAAGTCGGGCAGCGCTTCGTCATCGACCTCGAACTCTCGGCCGATCTGTCGGAGTCCTCCCGTACCGATCGCCTGGCCGACACCGTTTCATATTCTAACGTGGTGGCGACCGCGACGGCAGCCTTCAAGGATACCAACCACAAATTGCTGGAACGCGCCGCCGGCGCGGTTGCCGAGGCGGTACTCGGGGCGTTTCCGAAGATCAGCGCCGTCAAGGTCACCGTCCACAAGCCGCACGCGCCGATTGCAGCGATCTTCGACGACGTCGGCATTGTCTTGACGCGCACACGGAAGGTTTGA
- the folP gene encoding dihydropteroate synthase produces MIATSPGTAPADHRTWPERLSGPHPLVMGVLNITPDSFSDGGRFLAPESAMAQARRMAAEGADIIDIGAESTRPYGSKPISADEEIQRLRPILADVAALGIPVSIDSMKPVVVAWALDNGAAIANDVWGLQRDRDMAKLIAERRCPVVIMHNRDRADPAIDIMTDVTEFFLHSLEIAATAGISREHIALDPGIGFGKTPEQSMMVLARLKQFSSFGLPLLVGASRKRFIAAVTPSEPDQRLGGSIAAHLIAAEAGARIIRTHDVSQTLQALRVASAIWDKQ; encoded by the coding sequence ATGATCGCGACCTCGCCCGGAACCGCCCCGGCGGACCATCGGACCTGGCCCGAAAGGCTGTCCGGACCACATCCGCTGGTCATGGGGGTGCTGAATATCACGCCGGACTCCTTCTCGGACGGCGGGCGCTTCCTTGCGCCGGAGAGCGCAATGGCGCAGGCCCGGCGTATGGCCGCCGAGGGCGCCGACATCATCGACATCGGCGCCGAATCCACCCGGCCCTACGGGTCGAAGCCGATCTCGGCCGACGAAGAAATACAGCGCCTGCGGCCGATCCTGGCCGACGTCGCAGCGCTTGGAATTCCGGTCTCGATCGACAGCATGAAGCCGGTCGTCGTCGCCTGGGCGCTCGACAACGGGGCTGCCATCGCCAACGATGTCTGGGGACTTCAGCGCGATCGCGACATGGCGAAACTGATTGCGGAGCGACGTTGCCCGGTCGTGATCATGCACAACCGCGACCGCGCCGATCCCGCGATCGACATTATGACCGATGTCACCGAATTCTTTTTACACTCGCTCGAGATTGCGGCGACAGCCGGCATTTCGCGTGAGCACATCGCGCTTGATCCCGGCATCGGATTCGGCAAAACGCCAGAACAGAGCATGATGGTGCTGGCGCGGCTGAAGCAATTCTCGAGCTTTGGACTCCCGCTCCTGGTTGGCGCGTCGCGCAAGCGCTTCATCGCGGCGGTGACGCCGTCCGAACCGGATCAGCGCCTCGGCGGTTCGATTGCGGCGCATCTGATCGCGGCGGAGGCCGGCGCGCGGATCATCCGCACCCACGACGTTTCGCAGACCCTGCAAGCCTTGCGGGTCGCCTCAGCCATTTGGGACAAGCAATGA
- a CDS encoding helicase HerA-like domain-containing protein, whose protein sequence is MATPEPQTADTNEKIFIGKGEQPAWLTFALANRHGLVTGATGTGKTVSLQVMAEGFARAGVPVFAADIKGDLSGISEVGEAKDFILKRAGDMGLTFQVDQFSTVFWDVFGEQGHPVRATVSEMGPLLLSRMMDLNDVQEGVLNIAFRVADEQGLLLLDMKDLRAILSFIAEHAGELTTQYGNVSKQTVGTIQRQLLVLENQGGDKFFGEPALDLRDFMRTDRDGRGMVNILVADKLMQSPRLYATFLLWMLSELFEQLPEVGDPPKPKLVFFFDEAHLLFNDAPKALMEKIEQVVRLIRSKGVGVYFVTQNPVDVPDRVLAQLGNRVQHALRAFTPRDQKAVAAAAETFRPNPKLDTAQVITQLGKGEALVSFLEGNGIPAVVERVMVRPPTARIGPITPEEHKSIIDNSPVKGKYDTAIDSESAYEVLQKRVGGAIGGGGGILGQIGAIVGGIFGTSTPRNRLSTGQLIARNITRSVTNKVVGGAVADIGKSVGGSIGGSVGRAIVRGALGGLLRR, encoded by the coding sequence ATGGCGACACCCGAACCCCAAACCGCCGACACCAATGAAAAAATTTTTATTGGAAAAGGTGAACAGCCAGCCTGGCTGACGTTTGCGCTCGCCAATCGGCACGGACTGGTGACAGGCGCGACCGGAACCGGCAAGACCGTTTCATTGCAGGTGATGGCCGAAGGATTTGCGCGCGCCGGCGTTCCGGTATTTGCGGCCGACATCAAGGGAGATTTGTCGGGCATATCGGAAGTGGGCGAGGCCAAGGATTTTATCCTCAAGCGCGCCGGCGACATGGGGCTAACCTTCCAGGTGGATCAGTTTTCGACAGTGTTCTGGGACGTCTTCGGCGAGCAGGGCCATCCGGTGCGCGCCACCGTCTCCGAGATGGGACCGCTTTTGCTGTCACGCATGATGGACCTGAACGATGTCCAGGAGGGCGTGCTGAACATCGCTTTCCGCGTCGCGGACGAACAGGGGCTGTTGCTGCTCGATATGAAGGACCTGCGCGCGATCCTGTCTTTCATCGCCGAGCATGCCGGCGAACTGACCACCCAGTATGGAAACGTCTCGAAGCAGACCGTCGGCACCATCCAGCGTCAGCTTCTGGTGCTGGAAAACCAGGGCGGCGACAAGTTCTTCGGAGAGCCGGCGCTGGATTTGAGAGACTTCATGCGAACCGACCGCGACGGCCGGGGCATGGTCAACATTCTGGTCGCCGACAAGCTGATGCAGAGCCCGCGATTGTACGCGACCTTCCTTTTGTGGATGTTGTCCGAGCTGTTCGAGCAGTTGCCCGAAGTCGGCGATCCTCCCAAGCCAAAGCTCGTGTTTTTCTTCGACGAGGCGCATCTGTTGTTCAACGACGCGCCGAAAGCGCTGATGGAAAAGATCGAGCAGGTGGTACGGCTGATCCGCTCCAAGGGAGTGGGCGTTTATTTCGTCACGCAAAATCCGGTCGACGTGCCCGACAGGGTGCTCGCCCAGCTCGGCAACCGTGTGCAGCATGCGCTTCGTGCATTCACGCCGCGCGACCAGAAGGCGGTTGCCGCGGCGGCAGAGACGTTCCGTCCCAATCCGAAACTCGATACCGCGCAAGTGATCACCCAGCTCGGCAAGGGCGAGGCGCTGGTGTCGTTTCTGGAAGGCAACGGCATTCCGGCCGTCGTCGAGCGTGTCATGGTGCGGCCGCCGACCGCTCGCATCGGACCGATCACCCCCGAGGAGCACAAATCCATCATCGACAACAGCCCGGTGAAGGGGAAATACGACACCGCGATCGATTCCGAATCCGCCTATGAGGTATTGCAGAAGCGCGTAGGAGGCGCCATCGGTGGAGGCGGCGGAATCCTTGGGCAGATCGGCGCCATCGTCGGTGGGATTTTCGGGACCAGCACGCCACGCAACCGCCTGTCGACGGGGCAGTTAATCGCGCGCAATATCACCCGTTCGGTGACCAACAAGGTGGTTGGCGGCGCGGTGGCCGATATCGGCAAGTCGGTCGGCGGCTCGATCGGCGGTTCGGTCGGCCGCGCCATTGTGCGCGGGGCGCTCGGTGGGCTATTGCGCCGATAG
- the meaB gene encoding methylmalonyl Co-A mutase-associated GTPase MeaB has protein sequence MNSRRSASPDIEALARDLRAGHHAALARAITLIESRRGDHQAAARDLVQRLLSETGKAIRVGITGSPGVGKSTTIDALGMSLIERGHKVAVLAVDPSSARTGGSILGDKTRMARLSASDKAYIRPSPASGTLGGVAAKTREAMLLCEAAGFDVVLVETVGIGQSETAVCDMTDFFLALMLPGAGDELQGIKKGLVELADMIAVNKADGDNIKRANLAAGEYRGALHILSPRSEHWHPPVVTYSALTGKGIDTLWQNVLDHRTAMNASGEFAARRQQQQVKWMWSMLEQLTMTRLRSDASVRAKVKRIEAEVASGRVSPALAAEQISGML, from the coding sequence ATGAATTCGCGTAGAAGCGCTTCCCCAGATATCGAGGCTCTCGCCAGGGACCTCCGCGCCGGCCACCACGCGGCACTGGCGCGCGCGATCACGCTGATCGAGAGCCGGCGCGGCGATCATCAGGCGGCGGCACGCGACCTCGTCCAGAGGCTGTTGTCCGAGACCGGCAAGGCGATCCGGGTCGGCATCACCGGCTCGCCCGGCGTCGGTAAATCCACCACCATCGATGCGCTCGGCATGTCCCTGATCGAGCGCGGCCACAAGGTCGCGGTGCTGGCGGTGGATCCCTCCTCGGCGCGCACCGGTGGTTCCATCCTCGGCGACAAGACGCGGATGGCAAGGCTCTCGGCATCCGACAAGGCCTATATCCGCCCCTCGCCTGCCTCCGGCACCCTCGGCGGTGTCGCAGCGAAGACCCGCGAGGCGATGCTGCTGTGCGAGGCCGCGGGGTTCGATGTCGTGCTGGTGGAAACCGTCGGCATCGGGCAATCCGAAACCGCCGTCTGCGACATGACCGACTTCTTCCTGGCGCTGATGCTGCCGGGTGCGGGAGACGAGCTCCAGGGCATCAAGAAGGGGCTCGTCGAGCTTGCCGACATGATCGCCGTCAACAAGGCCGACGGCGACAACATCAAACGCGCCAACCTGGCGGCGGGCGAATATCGCGGCGCGCTGCATATTCTCTCGCCCCGCTCCGAACATTGGCATCCGCCGGTCGTGACCTATTCGGCCTTGACGGGCAAAGGCATCGACACGCTGTGGCAGAACGTTCTCGATCACCGCACCGCCATGAATGCCTCGGGTGAATTCGCCGCCCGCCGCCAGCAACAACAGGTGAAATGGATGTGGTCGATGCTGGAACAGCTCACGATGACGCGGCTGCGTTCCGATGCCTCGGTGCGCGCCAAGGTGAAGCGGATCGAAGCCGAGGTGGCCAGTGGCCGCGTCTCGCCCGCGCTTGCCGCCGAACAGATCTCCGGAATGCTGTGA